Proteins co-encoded in one Opitutus terrae PB90-1 genomic window:
- a CDS encoding GumC family protein, with protein sequence MPTSKKPAADRRNPQANTGFRITPRDLLQMFQERWLLGLFLGAIAAGVFVYFQPEKVPLYYSEVSLLFETRKDRVLNIQDVVDTGVRSTTELNVHAEQLRSQTFFEYVLTSFNKEEAERIQRPYRDPTQPDKPVPSLAEIIRPNLTIFARRNTTILVVGVTNRNPENAALIANRFARRYIDYNLDRANSGTNSAIIFLRNQAEELRAQVEAVESSLQEFRARNNIAALGENQNVVLQKVGTVGTALVRAQMEQVEMRSVLDKIDEYRKEGKDLFEIPAILGYGQVSALRTRYAELQAQRKLLGEKYLRLHPKMTQNELETTETKRLLDEAAAQAIANLETRNRIAAQHEIRLRAELEQAERSAHELDKTSVDYKFLEQDAATKRATYSRIVDRLNEASVASQMENTNIKIFDPAYVPGGPIGDALAILIAKASFIGVGLFVLIPLGMGLMDTRIKTVSHVEDALGEVLLGAVKTIDGLGEIERAHVYRLHKDDGLTESYRGIYSAIDIHSTEPFPKAIISTSSMPGDGKSLTASNLAAAFAAHGRRTLLVDCDLRRPVLHRYFGVDLSNGWIRALATSAAGGQPPPLPTTIAFSENLDLLPSGGVAKNPTETLERFVTSGMLKRLLERYDLVILDTPPVAVFPDALLLSRYCKELIFVCKYGSVRLNSVRKTLARVHETGIKVLGLVINQMPESRFRASGYEGYGAYGQDYYQAYAKTSAAQ encoded by the coding sequence ATGCCCACTTCGAAAAAACCGGCGGCCGACCGCCGCAATCCTCAGGCGAACACTGGATTTCGTATCACGCCGCGCGATCTGCTGCAGATGTTTCAGGAGCGGTGGCTGCTCGGCCTGTTCCTCGGCGCGATCGCCGCGGGTGTGTTCGTCTATTTTCAGCCGGAGAAGGTGCCGCTCTACTACAGCGAGGTCAGCCTGCTCTTCGAGACCCGCAAGGATCGCGTGCTCAACATCCAGGACGTGGTCGACACAGGGGTGCGCAGCACCACGGAGCTCAACGTCCACGCCGAACAACTGCGGAGCCAGACGTTTTTTGAATACGTGCTCACGTCCTTCAACAAGGAGGAAGCGGAGCGGATTCAGCGGCCGTATCGCGATCCGACCCAGCCCGACAAGCCGGTGCCGTCGCTCGCGGAGATCATCCGACCGAACCTCACCATCTTCGCGCGACGTAACACCACGATCCTCGTAGTCGGCGTCACCAACCGCAACCCGGAGAACGCCGCGCTGATCGCGAATCGCTTCGCGCGACGCTACATCGATTACAACCTCGACCGCGCCAACAGCGGCACCAACTCCGCGATCATCTTCCTGCGCAACCAGGCGGAGGAACTTCGCGCGCAGGTCGAAGCCGTCGAGTCCTCGCTGCAGGAATTCCGCGCGCGGAACAACATCGCGGCCTTGGGCGAAAACCAGAACGTCGTGCTGCAGAAGGTCGGCACCGTCGGCACCGCCCTGGTGCGGGCGCAGATGGAACAGGTCGAGATGCGCTCGGTGCTGGATAAGATCGACGAGTACCGCAAGGAGGGCAAAGACCTCTTCGAGATCCCGGCCATCCTCGGCTACGGCCAGGTCAGCGCGTTGCGCACGCGCTACGCCGAACTGCAGGCGCAGCGAAAGCTGCTGGGCGAGAAATATCTTCGGCTGCATCCGAAGATGACCCAAAACGAGCTCGAGACCACCGAGACCAAGCGGCTGCTCGACGAAGCGGCCGCGCAGGCCATCGCGAACCTCGAGACGCGCAACCGCATCGCTGCGCAACACGAGATCCGGCTGCGCGCCGAGCTCGAGCAGGCCGAACGCAGCGCGCACGAGTTGGACAAGACCTCCGTCGACTACAAGTTCCTCGAACAGGATGCCGCCACCAAGCGCGCCACCTACTCGCGCATCGTCGACCGGCTCAACGAAGCCAGCGTCGCGAGCCAGATGGAGAACACCAACATCAAGATTTTCGATCCGGCCTACGTGCCGGGTGGACCGATCGGCGACGCGCTGGCGATCCTGATCGCGAAGGCGAGCTTCATCGGCGTCGGCTTGTTCGTGCTCATCCCGCTCGGGATGGGATTGATGGATACCCGCATCAAAACGGTCTCGCATGTCGAGGACGCGCTGGGCGAAGTCCTGCTGGGCGCGGTGAAAACGATCGACGGCTTGGGCGAGATCGAGCGCGCGCACGTCTACCGCCTGCACAAGGACGACGGGCTCACGGAGAGCTACCGCGGCATCTACAGCGCCATCGACATCCACTCGACGGAGCCTTTCCCCAAAGCGATCATCAGCACCAGCAGTATGCCCGGTGATGGCAAGAGTCTCACCGCGAGCAACCTCGCCGCGGCCTTCGCCGCGCATGGCCGGCGCACCCTGCTCGTCGATTGCGATCTCCGGCGGCCCGTACTGCACCGTTATTTCGGCGTCGATTTGAGCAACGGCTGGATTCGCGCGCTCGCGACCAGCGCCGCCGGCGGGCAGCCGCCGCCGCTCCCGACCACGATCGCGTTTTCCGAAAATCTGGATCTGCTCCCGTCCGGCGGGGTCGCGAAGAACCCGACCGAAACGCTCGAGCGTTTCGTCACGTCCGGCATGCTCAAGCGGCTGCTCGAGCGTTACGATCTCGTGATCCTCGACACGCCGCCCGTGGCCGTCTTCCCGGACGCGCTGTTGCTCAGCCGCTACTGCAAGGAGCTCATCTTCGTCTGCAAATACGGCTCGGTCCGTCTCAACAGCGTCCGCAAGACGCTGGCTCGCGTGCACGAGACCGGCATCAAGGTGCTGGGCCTGGTGATCAACCAAATGCCGGAGTCACGCTTCCGTGCCTCGGGCTACGAGGGCTACGGCGCCTACGGTCAGGACTACTATCAGGCCTACGCGAAGACCTCCGCCGCGCAGTAA
- a CDS encoding ABC transporter permease — MSVFNPTDEIVIRPNQSWLRIDWRGLLKYRDLVMLMVRRDFIARYKQTILGPAWFVINPVLTSLTFTLVFSRVLGVSTSGVPPVLFYLSGMLGWSYFSNLMHTTSSALLTNASLFGKVYFPRLIVPISMSISSCIAFAIQLCTLLAVVAFHSLTGRYDADWGRIGLALLILPTVVLHTAMLALGVGLSLASITVKYRDFQHLVTFLLQIWMYLTPVIFPFSRIQARFPDHAWLAALNPMSAIVENIRSLFFGLPGMPSSYMALSIGVAVTLFTFGVLMYQRTARTFIDTV, encoded by the coding sequence ATGAGCGTATTCAATCCGACCGACGAAATCGTCATCCGCCCCAACCAGTCCTGGCTGCGCATCGACTGGCGCGGGCTCCTGAAATATCGCGATCTCGTGATGCTGATGGTTCGGCGCGACTTCATCGCGCGCTACAAGCAGACCATCCTGGGGCCGGCGTGGTTTGTCATCAACCCGGTGCTTACCTCGCTCACCTTCACGCTCGTCTTCAGCCGCGTGCTGGGCGTTTCGACCAGCGGCGTGCCGCCGGTGCTCTTCTATCTCTCGGGCATGCTCGGCTGGTCCTATTTCTCGAATCTCATGCACACGACGAGCTCGGCGTTGCTCACGAACGCGAGCCTCTTTGGCAAGGTGTACTTTCCGCGGCTGATCGTGCCGATCTCGATGTCGATTTCCAGCTGCATCGCGTTCGCAATCCAGCTCTGCACCCTGCTGGCGGTCGTGGCGTTTCACTCCCTCACCGGTCGCTACGATGCGGATTGGGGCCGCATCGGGCTCGCGCTCCTCATCCTCCCGACGGTCGTGCTCCACACCGCCATGCTCGCGCTCGGCGTGGGCCTGTCGCTGGCGTCGATCACCGTCAAGTATCGCGATTTTCAGCACCTCGTCACCTTCCTGCTGCAGATCTGGATGTATCTCACGCCGGTGATCTTCCCCTTTAGTCGGATCCAGGCGCGGTTTCCGGATCATGCGTGGCTGGCGGCGCTCAATCCGATGTCCGCCATCGTCGAGAACATCCGGTCGCTGTTTTTCGGCCTGCCCGGCATGCCCTCGTCCTACATGGCGCTCTCGATCGGCGTCGCCGTCACCTTGTTCACTTTCGGCGTACTGATGTATCAGCGCACCGCGCGTACGTTCATCGACACCGTGTAG
- a CDS encoding polysaccharide ABC transporter ATP-binding protein codes for MSHPAISIRNISKKYRLGLIGMTTLRDELQRRWARLRRDDLALGVKNNVRNRGAEFWALRDISFDVQPGEVVGLIGRNGAGKSTLLKVLSRITEPTLGEIRLRGRVASLLEVGTGFHPELSGRENIFLNGAVLGMTRAETRRKFDEIVEFSEIGKFLDTPVKRYSSGMYVRLAFAVAAHLDPEILIVDEVLAVGDVAFQRKCLGKVKEISQGQHRTVIFVSHNMNAVENICTHGVMLRNGQLVREGSDVRDIIRQYLADGLNPDQEPVWQNDTHQLKNDYCRIDRFLLADPQGDPLRETVRNDTSVSVIIEGEILKPNPNLQCGYGLFSDEMDLLYISTHLDQPESEWVELPRGSFRLTTKIPRRFLNEGRYHVGLFFALNRREKLCEPGGKGSPMLTFEIRGGLSDSPAFMSRRSGFLSPILEWETRTGVELLA; via the coding sequence ATGTCCCACCCGGCCATTTCCATCCGCAACATCTCAAAAAAGTACCGTCTCGGTCTCATCGGCATGACCACGCTGCGCGACGAGCTGCAGCGGCGCTGGGCTCGGCTGCGTCGCGACGATCTCGCGCTGGGCGTAAAGAACAACGTCCGCAATCGCGGCGCCGAATTCTGGGCCTTGCGCGACATCTCCTTCGACGTCCAGCCCGGCGAGGTCGTGGGCCTCATCGGCCGCAACGGCGCCGGCAAGAGTACCCTGCTCAAGGTACTCAGCCGGATTACCGAGCCCACGCTCGGCGAAATCCGCTTGCGCGGCCGCGTCGCCAGCCTGCTCGAGGTCGGCACCGGCTTCCACCCGGAGCTCAGCGGCCGCGAAAACATTTTCCTCAACGGCGCCGTGCTCGGCATGACGCGCGCCGAGACCCGGCGGAAGTTCGACGAGATCGTGGAGTTCTCCGAAATCGGCAAGTTCCTCGATACGCCCGTCAAGCGTTACTCGAGCGGCATGTATGTCCGGCTCGCCTTCGCCGTCGCCGCGCATCTCGATCCCGAGATCCTGATTGTCGACGAGGTGCTCGCGGTGGGCGACGTCGCCTTCCAGCGCAAGTGCCTCGGCAAGGTGAAGGAGATTTCGCAGGGCCAGCACCGCACGGTGATCTTCGTCAGCCACAACATGAACGCGGTGGAGAACATCTGCACCCACGGCGTCATGCTGCGCAACGGCCAACTCGTGCGCGAGGGCAGCGACGTCCGCGACATCATCCGGCAGTATCTCGCCGACGGGCTCAATCCCGACCAGGAGCCGGTCTGGCAGAACGACACGCACCAACTGAAGAACGACTACTGTCGGATCGATCGCTTCCTGCTCGCCGATCCGCAGGGCGACCCGCTGCGCGAAACGGTGCGCAACGACACCTCCGTGAGCGTGATCATCGAGGGCGAAATCCTGAAGCCGAATCCGAACCTCCAGTGCGGCTACGGGCTTTTTAGCGATGAGATGGACCTGCTCTACATCAGCACGCATCTCGACCAGCCGGAATCGGAATGGGTCGAGCTGCCGCGCGGCTCCTTCCGGCTCACCACGAAAATCCCTCGCCGTTTTCTGAACGAGGGCCGCTATCACGTCGGCTTGTTCTTCGCGTTGAATCGCCGCGAAAAACTCTGCGAGCCCGGCGGCAAGGGCTCGCCGATGCTCACGTTCGAGATCCGGGGCGGGCTCAGCGATTCGCCGGCGTTCATGTCGCGGCGCTCGGGTTTCCTCAGTCCGATCTTGGAATGGGAGACGCGCACCGGCGTCGAGCTGCTGGCCTGA
- a CDS encoding O-antigen ligase family protein has product MKTLNQTRAALLADALRAVSAVVLLTTLFLAPLNYGSTRPLPFETLIALCAIGGGAWLLAGAFVGAWSLPPWPAQLGIGLIMLAGAAWLLVLAPPDVPAFTHAHWGRIARRWPHSVVPREFGLLLAWAAAGALGFLAFCDLARDFIWRRAIAAVILVAGVAVATLGLLQNATGARGIFWEHVARMPGTFFGPFYHHTSAGAYLNLVWPMGLALALTGLQRPHGSARLRAVIYGSLAGVTLVLVAHVAHVSRFPQVIALGALVGFAVWSGAWTLLGRIRHLRWALGALLVALVLGLTMFGGGRAHRIAERWQLLRVEGLMGGRPAVAPAPPADWPRLMRDDLFVPSDHRQYPLGDRGAAYATALAAVADRPWFGWGPGGWTAAAAAHSVDPFIRTFFLYLQFTHSDYLQTVVEWGLIGATGWLLVLPAAALHAFVRLSRQPARDVLGAGAAVALSTVLVQATIDFPLQIPALLFTALALAAVAWTVPGARIAQIAVSPTSLT; this is encoded by the coding sequence GTGAAGACGCTCAACCAGACTCGCGCTGCGTTGCTGGCCGACGCGTTGCGCGCGGTCAGTGCGGTCGTGCTGCTCACCACGCTTTTCCTCGCTCCCTTGAACTACGGCTCCACCCGCCCGCTGCCTTTCGAAACCCTGATCGCGCTCTGCGCGATCGGCGGCGGCGCCTGGCTTCTCGCCGGCGCCTTCGTGGGGGCGTGGTCCCTGCCGCCCTGGCCGGCGCAACTCGGGATCGGATTAATTATGCTCGCCGGCGCGGCTTGGCTGTTGGTGCTGGCGCCGCCGGACGTGCCGGCGTTCACGCACGCCCATTGGGGCCGGATCGCGCGGCGGTGGCCGCACAGCGTCGTGCCGCGCGAATTCGGCTTGCTGCTCGCATGGGCCGCGGCCGGCGCGCTTGGCTTTCTGGCGTTTTGCGATCTCGCCCGCGACTTCATTTGGCGGCGGGCCATCGCGGCGGTCATTCTGGTCGCGGGTGTCGCCGTGGCGACGCTGGGGTTGCTGCAGAACGCGACCGGCGCCCGTGGAATCTTCTGGGAACACGTGGCCCGGATGCCGGGCACATTCTTCGGACCGTTCTACCACCACACGTCTGCCGGCGCCTACCTCAACCTGGTATGGCCGATGGGGCTGGCGCTCGCGCTGACCGGTCTGCAGCGGCCGCACGGCAGCGCCCGGCTGCGCGCGGTGATCTATGGCTCCCTCGCCGGCGTCACCCTCGTGCTGGTGGCCCACGTCGCGCACGTTTCGCGCTTTCCCCAGGTGATCGCGCTCGGCGCGCTTGTGGGCTTCGCGGTCTGGAGCGGAGCATGGACCCTGCTGGGCCGGATTCGGCATCTGCGCTGGGCGCTCGGCGCGCTCCTCGTGGCGCTGGTGCTGGGCCTCACGATGTTTGGCGGCGGCCGCGCCCACCGGATCGCGGAACGCTGGCAGCTCCTGCGCGTTGAGGGTCTCATGGGGGGACGGCCCGCGGTCGCCCCCGCCCCGCCCGCCGACTGGCCGCGGCTGATGCGGGACGATTTGTTCGTGCCTTCGGATCACCGCCAGTACCCGCTCGGCGATCGCGGCGCGGCTTATGCCACCGCGCTCGCGGCCGTGGCGGATCGGCCCTGGTTCGGCTGGGGGCCCGGCGGCTGGACCGCGGCGGCGGCGGCGCACTCGGTCGATCCGTTCATCCGCACCTTCTTCCTCTACCTTCAGTTCACGCACAGCGATTACCTGCAAACCGTCGTGGAATGGGGCCTCATCGGCGCCACCGGCTGGCTGTTGGTGCTGCCCGCCGCCGCGCTGCACGCCTTCGTCCGCCTGAGCCGCCAACCCGCGCGGGATGTGCTGGGCGCCGGCGCCGCCGTCGCCCTGAGTACCGTGCTCGTGCAGGCGACCATCGATTTTCCCCTGCAGATTCCGGCGCTTCTGTTCACCGCGCTCGCCCTCGCGGCGGTGGCTTGGACGGTTCCCGGCGCACGAATTGCCCAGATTGCTGTCTCTCCAACTTCTCTGACATGA